The segment TTTTTAATGACCATAATATAAAGATGTAATGATATGAATATGTTGGAATAATTAGTTTAAATATTGTTAAGTATAGGCTAGTTAAATCGCAAAATATGTAACATATATTGCAAGTAGATTTACTTTAGATTAGAGGTAATCTCTTTTAATATATTATATATTATCTACCATTTCCTCGGCATAAATATTTTTAGATTGTAGTTAATATTCTTATAAAACTTATATAAAAAAACAAGCGGTGATCACCGCTTGTTTTTATTTAAACACTGCCCCGGTACTTGCAGATGTAACCAGTTTAGCGTAACGACTCAAATATCCTTTATTTATTTTAGGCTCTGGAGCTTTCCAGCCTTTTAACCTATTTTTTATCTCTTCATCAGATAATCGGATATCCAATTTACCGTCAGGTATATCAATGCTTATTATATCCCCTTCTTTGACCACAGCAATAGGACCTCCTTCCATAGCTTCAGGGGAAACATGTCCTATAGATGCACCTCTAGTGGCCCCGGAAAATCTTCCATCAGTTATCAACGCAACGTCTTTATCCAACCCCATCCCTGCAATAGCAGAGGTAGGTGACAGCATCTCGCGCATGCCTGGCCCTCCTTTAGGACCCTCATAGCGGATGACAATTACATCGCCTTTTTGTATCTTCCCGTCATAAATAGCCTTAATGGCCTGCTCTTCTGATTCAAACACCCTTGCAGGTCCTTGGTGCACCAACATCTCTTTAGCTACCGCAGCCCTTTTTACTACCGCTCCATCTGGCGCCAGATTCCCCTTGAGCACTGCTATGCCGCCAGTATTGCTGTATGGATTGTCAATATCCCTTATAACCTTTCTATCCAATACAGCGGCATCTTCTATATTTTCTCCTACTGTATGACCTGTAACAGTCATAGCATCTAATTTCAATAAATCTTTTTTACTCAGCTCTTTCATCAAGGCCTGTATTCCACCAGCTTTGTACAGATCCTGTATATGATAAGGACCGGAAGGTCTCAACTTACATAAGTTTGGGGTTTTACTGCTTATACTGTTTATTATATCCAAATTTATCTCCACATCAGCTTCATGTGCTATGGCCGTCAAATGAAGAACAGAATTAGTGGAACATCCAAGAGCCATATCTACTGTAAGTGCATTTTCAAAGGCCTGATGGGTTAGAATGTCAGAGGGTTTTAAATCTTCTTGCAAGACATCCATTATCCTCATTCCAGCCATCTTGGCCAGCCTTATCCTTTCTGCAAAAACCGCAGGTATCGTCCCGTTCCCGGGAAGTGCCAGTCCTAACACCTCAGACAAACAATTCATGGAATTGGCAGTAAACATACCTGAACAGGAACCGCATCCGGGACAAGCATTGTTCTCTAATTCCCATAATTCCTTTTCGCTCATACTTCCTGCTTTAACTGCCCCTACTCCTTCAAAAACAGAATTCAAGTCTGCCGGCTCACCTTTATAACTGCCTGCAAGCATCGGTCCACCGCTTACCACTATTGCAGGTATATCCAATCTGGCCGCCGCCATCAGCATCCCGGGCACTATCTTATCACAATTGGGTACAAGCACTATCCCATCAAAGCCATGTGCCGTAACCATAGCTTCTATAGAATCTGCTATCAGCTCACGAGATGCAAGGGAATATTTCATCCCTACATGATTCATGGCAATCCCATCACATACACCTATAGTGCAAAACTCAACGGGAGTTCCTCCCTTCATCCTTATACCTGATTTTACCGCATCCACTATAGTATCCAAATGAACATGACCTGGTATGATATCATTCTGGGAATTTGCGATACCTATCAAAGGACGGTTTATCTCTTCATCCGTATATCCCATCGCCTTAAATAGCGACCTGTGGGGGGCCTTTTCTACACCTTTTTTTGTCCTATCGCTACGCAATCTTATTCCTCCTCGTCAAAAATTAAAATATCCTCTAATTTCCTCTTAGGTACATGCATTACATGATTAGAATCCTTATAATATTCTATAGACCCTTGTTCATCTTCATATATGGACTTTTCAGCAGGATATCCTAATGCAATAACTGAATCTATTATATACCTTGGGTCTATATCTAAATCCTGGGCCAACCTTTTACGATCAACCGAACCAATCCAGCAACTCCCCAATCCTTCAGCATGTGCTGCCAAAAGTATATTCTGTACAGCAGCTCCTACATCTCTTTCTGCACCCAATTTCCTTATTTTGGTATCCACTACTACTATTATATATGCAACCGGCCTTTGCCCCTCCTTTGGGTTTCCTTCAGGTGCTATATATCCGGCCCATTTTAGAGTACTAAAAACTGACTCCACTCTCTCCGGGTCATCTACCACAATATATTTGAGGGGCTGCAGATTAGCACCAGAAGGTGCAATTCTGGCACAGTGTATTAGCTTGCCTATTATTTCCCTATCAATTTTCTTTTGTCGGAATTTCCTTATAGTCCTGCGGTTTTCTATGGCATCATATAATTTCACACTATATCCCTCCATATCAAATATAGACAGTACTATCCTCCATATATTTCTCTGCCTTCACTTTGTACAATCTTTTTAAACTCCTTCATTAAAGTTGCAGTGATAACTCCGCATTTCCCGGAACCTATCTTTCTTCCATCTATTTCAGTAACAGCTATCACTTCAGCAGCAGTTCCGGTAAAGAAACATTCATCTGCATTGTATACATTGAATAGAGTCATCTCTTTTTCCATAAATGGTATATCCAGCTTTTTAGTCAGCTGTATTACCGTTTTTCTTGTTATACCGTCCAATGCACCTACATATATTGGAGGAGTCATCAACATACCATCTTTTACTATGAATATATTATCGCCTGTACACTCACAAACCAAACCATCCCCATTGAGCATTATAGCTTCAGGTACACCAGCCCTGTTAGCCTCGATTTTTGCAAGTATATTATTTAAATAGTTCAAGGATTTTATCTGAGGATCAATGGCTGCAGGGGAATTTCTCCTCACCGAAGAGGTAATAACCTTCATTCCGTTTTGATACATCTCTTCTGGATACATCTCTATAGCATCAGCTATTATCACTACAGTAGGTTTAGAACATTTGAGAGGATTTAATCCCAAGTCACCCTTCCCCCTTGAAACCACAAGCCTGATATAGGAATCCTTCAGCCCATTTTTCTTCACTGTTTCTATCATAGCTTGAGTGAGCTCTTCCTTGGACATAGGTATATCCAACATAATCGCCTTAGCAGCACAATATAGTCTATCTATATGTTCATCGCATTTGAATATTCTCCCATTGTAAGCCCTAATACCCTCAAAAACACCGTCTCCATACAAATAACCGTGATCAAACACAGAAACTTTAGCCTCTGATTGTAGATAAAATTCACCATCTATATATACATACCTTCCCATAATATACCTCCTGTGTGTATTTTATATATTTTCTACCACTAAACTGCCCATTTCGTTTGTTCCCACCAAGGTTTTATCCTGTTCCATTATATCCGCTGTTCTATATCCTGCTTCCAGTACCGCCCTCACGCTCTTTTCTATATCCTGGGCCTCCTCTTCCAGCCCAAAAGAATATCTCAGCATCATGGCAACAGACAAAATTGTTGCCAGAGGATTGGCTATATCCTTCCCTGCAATATCAGGTGCAGACCCATGCACAGGTTCATACAGTCCTAAACTAGTTTTACCTATGCTGGCAGAAGGCAGCATACCTAGGGATCCCGTTAGCATGGAAGCTTCATCGCTTAAAATATCTCCGAACATATTGGATGTAACAATAACATCAAATTGTTTGGGGTCTCTAATAAGCTGCATCGCACAATTGTCCACATACATATGCTCCAATTGCACCTCCGGATATTCTTTTGAAACTCTCTTTACCGTTTCTCTCCACAATCTAGAGGACTCAAGGATATTAGCCTTATCCACTGA is part of the Clostridia bacterium genome and harbors:
- the ilvD gene encoding dihydroxy-acid dehydratase, which produces MRSDRTKKGVEKAPHRSLFKAMGYTDEEINRPLIGIANSQNDIIPGHVHLDTIVDAVKSGIRMKGGTPVEFCTIGVCDGIAMNHVGMKYSLASRELIADSIEAMVTAHGFDGIVLVPNCDKIVPGMLMAAARLDIPAIVVSGGPMLAGSYKGEPADLNSVFEGVGAVKAGSMSEKELWELENNACPGCGSCSGMFTANSMNCLSEVLGLALPGNGTIPAVFAERIRLAKMAGMRIMDVLQEDLKPSDILTHQAFENALTVDMALGCSTNSVLHLTAIAHEADVEINLDIINSISSKTPNLCKLRPSGPYHIQDLYKAGGIQALMKELSKKDLLKLDAMTVTGHTVGENIEDAAVLDRKVIRDIDNPYSNTGGIAVLKGNLAPDGAVVKRAAVAKEMLVHQGPARVFESEEQAIKAIYDGKIQKGDVIVIRYEGPKGGPGMREMLSPTSAIAGMGLDKDVALITDGRFSGATRGASIGHVSPEAMEGGPIAVVKEGDIISIDIPDGKLDIRLSDEEIKNRLKGWKAPEPKINKGYLSRYAKLVTSASTGAVFK
- a CDS encoding nitroreductase family protein encodes the protein MKLYDAIENRRTIRKFRQKKIDREIIGKLIHCARIAPSGANLQPLKYIVVDDPERVESVFSTLKWAGYIAPEGNPKEGQRPVAYIIVVVDTKIRKLGAERDVGAAVQNILLAAHAEGLGSCWIGSVDRKRLAQDLDIDPRYIIDSVIALGYPAEKSIYEDEQGSIEYYKDSNHVMHVPKRKLEDILIFDEEE
- the ilvE gene encoding branched-chain-amino-acid transaminase, with the translated sequence MGRYVYIDGEFYLQSEAKVSVFDHGYLYGDGVFEGIRAYNGRIFKCDEHIDRLYCAAKAIMLDIPMSKEELTQAMIETVKKNGLKDSYIRLVVSRGKGDLGLNPLKCSKPTVVIIADAIEMYPEEMYQNGMKVITSSVRRNSPAAIDPQIKSLNYLNNILAKIEANRAGVPEAIMLNGDGLVCECTGDNIFIVKDGMLMTPPIYVGALDGITRKTVIQLTKKLDIPFMEKEMTLFNVYNADECFFTGTAAEVIAVTEIDGRKIGSGKCGVITATLMKEFKKIVQSEGREIYGG